From the genome of Pelomonas sp. SE-A7, one region includes:
- a CDS encoding GNAT family N-acetyltransferase, translating into MSWTLHPLQGSLGEHATAWDTLRRRLFAPNPMLSSRFVNALLGNFATGGEYLCVLTLEDQVEGMCVVQQHGSFSWRSFLPEQAQLGPTLLHDASHVEDLVRSLPGLAAELDLLCCDPHFGDLASTGLFSSDSVDQALTMDIALTGSFDDYWRSRPKKLTQNLERYRRRAQADGLSERFVTITEPEQIATAVARYAALEAAGWKGSRGTAVGSSPVQERFYRDVMCQHAKDGLAVAWELWLDDQLVAARLAIIEDRMLVMLKTTYLESAASYAPGRVLLRLAIEHCFGLLPEGRIEFYTDASDEQLKWSSGHRWIRHLGFYRNAVARTTARATRSGLRLIRGSRARGDATGPVGVRCYRHPSEFPAELVRFLTEAEDDSMQFGVGWYTNLVDQVFPEHAGVMFYVLEHDGRPMAVLPLLLTARTLDAKVQSLANYYTALYAPVLAPGLTDVQLSTLIRAIQRDHRGLSSFQFFPMAIEAASFRTLQSALRLANLISFPYFCFGNWYLAQQESWAAYLAQRSSKQRNTISRMTKKLQADGGRVEIIIEDDIERGIAAYEVVYAASWKQPEPYLGFVPGLINFCRSRGWLRLGVVWLGDKPIAAQIWIVANGRADIYKVAYDEGYKSYSPGTVLTAALMQHALDVDRVHEVDYLIGDDPYKQTWMSHRRERWGLVAYNPLSLIGLKDLCVEGCRRGIKALVLKLRAARPANADPHE; encoded by the coding sequence ATGAGTTGGACCCTTCATCCGCTGCAGGGCAGCCTTGGTGAACACGCGACGGCCTGGGACACCCTGCGGCGCCGCCTGTTCGCCCCCAACCCCATGCTCAGCAGCCGTTTCGTCAATGCGCTGCTCGGCAATTTCGCCACCGGCGGCGAATACCTTTGCGTGCTGACGCTCGAGGACCAGGTGGAAGGCATGTGCGTGGTGCAGCAGCACGGCAGCTTCTCCTGGCGCAGCTTCCTGCCGGAGCAGGCGCAGTTGGGTCCGACGCTGCTGCATGACGCGAGCCATGTCGAGGACCTGGTCCGCAGCCTGCCGGGCCTGGCGGCCGAGCTCGACCTGCTTTGCTGCGACCCGCATTTCGGCGACCTGGCTTCGACCGGCCTGTTCTCCAGCGACAGCGTCGACCAGGCCCTCACCATGGACATCGCGCTGACCGGCAGCTTCGACGATTACTGGCGGTCCCGCCCCAAGAAGCTGACACAGAACCTGGAACGCTACCGGCGCCGCGCCCAGGCCGACGGGCTGAGCGAGCGTTTCGTAACCATCACCGAACCGGAGCAGATCGCCACGGCCGTGGCGCGCTACGCGGCGCTTGAAGCCGCCGGCTGGAAGGGGTCGCGCGGCACGGCGGTGGGCAGCAGCCCTGTCCAGGAACGTTTCTACCGCGACGTCATGTGCCAGCATGCAAAGGACGGTCTAGCGGTCGCCTGGGAGCTGTGGCTGGACGATCAACTGGTGGCCGCGCGCCTGGCCATCATCGAAGACCGCATGCTGGTGATGCTCAAGACAACCTACCTTGAAAGCGCCGCCTCGTATGCGCCGGGCCGCGTTCTGTTGCGGCTGGCCATCGAGCACTGCTTCGGCCTGCTGCCGGAGGGCCGCATCGAGTTCTATACCGATGCCAGCGATGAGCAGCTGAAGTGGTCCTCCGGCCATCGCTGGATCAGACACCTGGGCTTCTATCGCAACGCCGTCGCGAGGACGACGGCCCGGGCGACGCGATCCGGCCTGCGACTGATCCGCGGCTCGCGCGCCCGCGGCGACGCGACCGGTCCGGTCGGCGTGCGCTGCTACAGGCATCCTTCGGAGTTTCCGGCCGAACTGGTCCGCTTCCTGACCGAGGCCGAGGACGACTCGATGCAGTTCGGCGTCGGTTGGTACACCAACCTGGTCGACCAGGTCTTCCCCGAGCATGCCGGGGTCATGTTCTACGTGCTGGAGCACGATGGCCGTCCCATGGCCGTGCTGCCGCTGCTGCTGACGGCCCGAACCCTTGACGCCAAGGTCCAGTCGCTGGCGAACTACTACACGGCCCTGTACGCACCGGTGCTGGCGCCCGGACTGACCGATGTGCAGCTGTCGACCCTGATCCGCGCCATCCAGCGCGACCACCGTGGGCTGAGCTCGTTCCAGTTCTTCCCCATGGCCATCGAGGCGGCCAGCTTCCGGACGTTGCAATCGGCCCTGCGCCTGGCCAATCTGATCAGCTTCCCTTACTTCTGTTTCGGCAACTGGTATCTGGCGCAACAGGAGAGCTGGGCCGCGTATCTGGCGCAGCGCAGCAGCAAGCAGCGCAACACCATTTCCCGGATGACCAAGAAGCTGCAGGCCGATGGGGGCCGGGTGGAAATCATCATCGAGGACGACATCGAGCGCGGCATCGCGGCCTACGAAGTGGTCTACGCGGCAAGCTGGAAGCAACCGGAGCCCTACCTGGGCTTCGTGCCCGGCCTGATCAATTTCTGCCGCAGCCGCGGCTGGCTGCGCCTGGGCGTGGTCTGGCTGGGCGACAAGCCGATCGCCGCGCAGATCTGGATCGTCGCCAATGGCCGGGCCGACATCTACAAGGTGGCCTACGACGAGGGCTACAAGAGCTATTCGCCGGGCACCGTGCTGACCGCCGCGCTGATGCAGCACGCACTGGACGTGGACCGCGTCCACGAGGTGGACTACCTGATAGGCGACGACCCCTACAAGCAGACCTGGATGTCGCACCGGCGCGAGCGCTGGGGTCTGGTGGCCTACAACCCGCTGTCGCTCATCGGACTCAAGGACTTGTGCGTCGAGGGCTGCCGCCGCGGCATCAAGGCCCTGGTCCTGAAGTTGCGCGCCGCGCGGCCGGCCAACGCAGACCCCCATGAATAG
- a CDS encoding hydrolase 1, exosortase A system-associated, with amino-acid sequence MSVTERAVSFDCQGEQLLGILAEPAQPSGVGVVVIVGGPQYRVGSHRQFTLLSRALAAQGHHCLRFDYRGMGDSEGPLRSFEDVGKDIAAAVRSLREQCPAVRQVVLWGLCDGASAALLYVDGQAADGDIAGLVLLNPWVRSTESLAKTQVKHYYAQRLMQKEFWLKLLSGRTGLKALKEFLAKLRTASRAKPASADRLGFQARMARAWKRFPGPVLLLLSGTDYVAKEFLDHVKASREWQGLIDRPTTTRRDFAEADHTFSSAPWRAEVEQATNHWLATALRPSASTQAELMR; translated from the coding sequence ATGAGCGTTACCGAACGTGCCGTCAGCTTCGACTGCCAGGGCGAACAGTTGCTTGGCATTCTTGCCGAGCCGGCCCAGCCCAGTGGCGTGGGCGTGGTCGTCATCGTCGGCGGCCCGCAGTACCGGGTCGGCAGCCACCGGCAGTTCACCCTGCTGTCGCGCGCGCTGGCCGCGCAAGGTCACCACTGCCTGCGTTTCGACTACCGGGGCATGGGCGACAGCGAAGGCCCCCTGCGCTCGTTCGAGGACGTGGGCAAAGACATCGCGGCCGCGGTCCGCAGCCTGCGCGAGCAATGCCCGGCGGTCCGCCAGGTCGTGCTCTGGGGCCTGTGCGACGGCGCTTCGGCCGCCCTGCTCTACGTCGATGGGCAAGCAGCCGACGGCGACATCGCCGGCCTGGTCCTGCTCAACCCCTGGGTCCGCTCCACCGAAAGCCTGGCCAAGACCCAGGTCAAGCATTACTACGCCCAGCGACTGATGCAGAAGGAGTTCTGGCTCAAGCTGCTGAGCGGGCGCACCGGCTTGAAGGCGCTGAAGGAATTCCTGGCCAAGCTGCGCACGGCATCGCGCGCCAAACCCGCCAGCGCCGACCGCCTGGGCTTCCAGGCCCGCATGGCGCGCGCCTGGAAGCGCTTCCCCGGTCCGGTGCTGCTGCTGCTCAGCGGCACCGACTATGTGGCCAAGGAGTTCCTCGACCATGTCAAGGCCAGCCGCGAATGGCAAGGCCTGATCGATCGCCCCACCACGACCCGGCGAGACTTCGCCGAGGCCGACCACACCTTTTCGTCCGCGCCCTGGCGGGCCGAGGTCGAGCAGGCGACGAACCACTGGCTGGCCACTGCCCTCCGGCCATCCGCTTCAACACAGGCTGAGCTGATGCGATGA
- a CDS encoding hydrolase 2, exosortase A system-associated yields the protein MQPFFLDSPSGGHRYCLYHPARRSEGSLGKILYLAPFADEMNKARRMAALQARAFAAEGYEVLQLDPLGCGDSSGDFGDASWQAWLDDVKQASDWLMAQPGGRTLWLWGLRAGCLLAVEAHKTLPYPSQLLLVQPPASGKTLMQQFLRLKVAGEMLDSGSKGLMASLRSELDQGRSVEVAGYLLPAALAKGLEAAPLTPPEGDGAGRRLVWIEVSSREAPEWTPVALQAQQRWRDAGYAVQNGFAQGPAFWQTTEIEELPDLVQTGCRLLREAGA from the coding sequence ATGCAGCCCTTCTTCCTGGACAGTCCTTCCGGCGGCCACCGCTACTGCCTCTACCACCCGGCGAGGCGCAGCGAAGGCTCGCTCGGCAAGATCCTCTACCTGGCGCCGTTCGCCGACGAGATGAACAAGGCGCGGCGGATGGCCGCCCTGCAGGCTCGCGCCTTCGCCGCCGAAGGCTATGAGGTGCTGCAGCTGGATCCGCTCGGCTGTGGCGACAGCAGCGGCGATTTCGGCGATGCGAGCTGGCAGGCCTGGCTGGACGACGTGAAGCAGGCGAGCGACTGGCTGATGGCCCAGCCTGGTGGCCGGACGCTCTGGCTCTGGGGTCTGCGTGCCGGTTGCCTGCTTGCGGTCGAAGCGCACAAGACCCTGCCCTATCCGAGCCAGCTGTTGCTGGTGCAGCCGCCGGCCTCCGGCAAGACCTTGATGCAGCAGTTCCTGCGGCTCAAGGTGGCCGGAGAAATGCTGGACAGCGGCAGCAAGGGCCTGATGGCCAGCCTGCGCAGCGAGCTGGACCAGGGCCGTTCGGTCGAGGTGGCCGGCTACCTGCTGCCGGCTGCACTGGCCAAGGGACTGGAAGCCGCGCCGCTGACGCCCCCCGAAGGAGACGGAGCCGGCCGCCGCCTGGTCTGGATCGAGGTGAGTTCGCGCGAAGCGCCCGAATGGACACCGGTGGCCCTGCAAGCCCAGCAACGCTGGCGCGATGCGGGCTATGCGGTCCAGAACGGCTTCGCCCAGGGCCCGGCGTTCTGGCAGACCACCGAGATCGAGGAACTGCCCGACCTTGTGCAGACCGGCTGCCGGCTGCTGCGGGAGGCTGGTGCATGA
- a CDS encoding glycosyltransferase, whose protein sequence is MTNKALLVAFHFPPIKASSGLERSLSLARHLPRFGWEPLVLSASPSAYPATSDERMGQIPPTVEVRRSLALDVTRHLAIAGRHPKWMTLPDRWQTWALSAIPAGLSMIRRHRPQVIWSTYPIATAHWIGYALHRLSGVPWVADFRDPMVEKDVRTGVMTPHWPALLRARLAIERRAAAHADALSFCTEGARKICMDRYPDARHERWRVMPNGFDETAFAAAASGMPASGLAASQAADAPIVLLHSGTIYPSPDRDPSHFFRALRRMLDSRPAGSRPLRVVLRASGVEQVYAGLVGELGLQQVVDFQPGLPYEAALREMLAADGLLIFQGYTSNPAVPAKLYEYFRARRPILALADADGDTAGLIRQENVGTLAPLDDEAAITQALASFITGIESDTATVMSLDRVAEFERTRTVEKFAALFDSLALG, encoded by the coding sequence ATGACGAATAAGGCCCTGCTGGTCGCCTTCCACTTCCCGCCCATCAAAGCCAGCAGCGGCCTGGAGCGCTCGCTGTCGCTGGCCCGCCACCTGCCGCGCTTCGGCTGGGAGCCGCTGGTGCTCAGCGCCTCGCCCTCGGCCTATCCGGCCACCAGCGACGAGCGCATGGGCCAGATCCCGCCCACGGTCGAGGTGCGCCGCAGCCTGGCTCTGGACGTCACGCGCCATCTGGCCATCGCCGGCCGCCATCCGAAGTGGATGACCCTGCCTGACCGCTGGCAGACCTGGGCACTCAGTGCGATCCCGGCCGGACTGTCCATGATCCGCCGCCACCGTCCCCAGGTGATCTGGAGTACCTACCCGATCGCCACGGCCCACTGGATCGGCTATGCCCTGCATCGCCTGTCGGGCGTGCCCTGGGTCGCAGATTTCCGCGATCCCATGGTCGAGAAGGATGTGCGCACCGGCGTCATGACGCCGCATTGGCCGGCCCTGCTGCGCGCCCGGCTGGCCATCGAAAGGCGCGCCGCCGCCCATGCCGATGCCCTCAGCTTTTGCACCGAGGGCGCCCGCAAGATCTGCATGGACCGCTATCCGGACGCAAGGCACGAGCGCTGGCGCGTCATGCCCAACGGCTTCGACGAGACCGCTTTCGCGGCCGCTGCCAGCGGCATGCCGGCATCGGGTCTGGCTGCCTCGCAAGCCGCTGATGCGCCCATCGTGCTGCTGCACAGCGGCACCATCTATCCCTCGCCGGACCGCGACCCTTCGCATTTCTTCAGGGCCCTGCGCCGGATGCTGGACAGCCGCCCGGCCGGCAGCCGTCCGCTCAGGGTGGTGCTGCGGGCTTCGGGCGTCGAGCAGGTCTATGCCGGTTTGGTCGGCGAGCTGGGCCTGCAGCAGGTGGTCGACTTCCAGCCCGGCCTGCCCTACGAGGCGGCGCTGCGCGAGATGCTGGCCGCCGACGGCCTGCTGATCTTCCAGGGCTACACCTCGAACCCGGCGGTCCCGGCCAAGCTGTATGAATACTTCAGGGCCCGGCGGCCCATCCTCGCGCTGGCCGATGCCGACGGTGATACCGCCGGCCTGATACGCCAGGAAAACGTGGGCACGCTGGCGCCGCTGGACGACGAAGCCGCCATCACCCAGGCCCTGGCAAGCTTCATCACCGGCATCGAATCAGACACCGCGACCGTGATGAGCCTGGACCGGGTCGCCGAGTTCGAGCGGACCCGCACCGTCGAGAAATTCGCCGCGCTGTTCGACAGCCTGGCGCTGGGCTGA